In one Streptomyces sp. T12 genomic region, the following are encoded:
- a CDS encoding alpha-ketoacid dehydrogenase subunit beta, with translation MAAEKMALAKAINESLRRALDSDPKVLIMGEDVGKLGGVFRVTDGLQKDFGESRVIDTPLAESGIVGTAIGLALRGYRPVVEIQFDGFVFPAYDQIVTQLAKMHARSLGKVKLPVVVRIPYGGGIGAVEHHSESPEALFAHVAGLKIVSPSNPSDAYWMMQQAIQSDDPVIFFEPKRRYWDKAEVNTEAIPGPLHKARVVREGTDLTLAAYGPMVKLCQEVADAAAEEGRNLEVLDLRSVSPLDFDSIQASVEKTRRLVVVHEAPVFFGSGAEIAARITERCFYHLEAPVLRVGGYHAPYPPARLEEEYLPGLDRVLDAVDRALAY, from the coding sequence ATGGCAGCGGAAAAGATGGCTCTGGCCAAGGCGATCAACGAGTCGCTGCGCCGCGCCCTGGACTCCGACCCCAAGGTCCTCATCATGGGCGAGGACGTCGGCAAGCTCGGCGGCGTCTTCCGGGTCACGGACGGCCTGCAGAAGGACTTCGGCGAGAGCCGCGTCATCGACACCCCGCTCGCCGAGTCGGGCATCGTCGGCACCGCGATCGGTCTCGCCCTGCGCGGCTACCGCCCCGTGGTGGAGATCCAGTTCGACGGCTTCGTCTTCCCGGCGTACGACCAGATCGTCACGCAGCTGGCCAAGATGCACGCGCGCTCGCTGGGCAAGGTCAAGCTCCCGGTCGTCGTCCGCATCCCCTACGGCGGCGGCATCGGCGCGGTGGAGCACCACTCGGAGTCCCCGGAGGCGCTGTTCGCGCACGTGGCGGGTCTGAAGATCGTCAGCCCCTCCAACCCGTCGGACGCGTACTGGATGATGCAGCAGGCCATCCAGAGCGACGACCCGGTGATCTTCTTCGAGCCGAAGCGGCGCTACTGGGACAAGGCCGAGGTCAACACGGAGGCGATCCCGGGCCCGCTGCACAAGGCGCGGGTCGTCCGCGAGGGCACGGACCTCACCCTGGCCGCCTACGGCCCGATGGTGAAGCTGTGCCAGGAGGTCGCCGACGCGGCCGCCGAGGAAGGCCGGAACCTGGAGGTCCTGGACCTGCGTTCGGTCTCCCCGCTCGACTTCGACTCCATCCAGGCCTCCGTCGAGAAGACCCGCCGCCTGGTCGTGGTCCACGAGGCCCCGGTGTTCTTCGGCTCGGGCGCGGAGATCGCCGCCCGGATCACGGAGCGCTGCTTCTACCACCTGGAGGCCCCGGTGCTGCGGGTGGGCGGTTACCACGCCCCGTATCCGCCGGCGCGTCTGGAGGAGGAGTACCTGCCGGGCCTGGACCGGGTGCTCGACGCCGTCGACCGTGCCCTGGCGTACTGA
- a CDS encoding bacterial proteasome activator family protein yields the protein MEMPRNERPSENPQILVVGQDGMALTGGNGDEDSREIPVTEQVEQPAKVMRIGSMIKQLLEEVRVAPLDEASRVRLKEIHASSVKELEDGLAPELVEELERLSLPFTDEATPSDAELRIAQAQLVGWLEGLFHGIQTTLFAQQMAARAQLEQMRRALPPGVGGLEDGEQRQAGRTGGPYL from the coding sequence ATGGAGATGCCGAGGAACGAAAGGCCGTCCGAGAACCCCCAGATCCTGGTCGTGGGCCAGGACGGGATGGCGCTCACTGGCGGCAACGGAGACGAGGACTCCCGCGAGATCCCGGTGACGGAGCAGGTCGAGCAGCCGGCGAAGGTCATGCGGATCGGCAGCATGATCAAGCAGCTGCTCGAAGAGGTGCGCGTGGCTCCCCTGGACGAGGCGAGCCGGGTCAGGCTGAAGGAGATCCATGCCAGTTCCGTGAAGGAGCTGGAGGACGGCCTGGCGCCGGAGCTCGTCGAGGAGCTGGAGCGGCTCTCCCTGCCGTTCACGGACGAGGCGACCCCGAGCGACGCGGAGCTGCGCATCGCGCAGGCCCAGCTGGTCGGCTGGCTGGAGGGCCTCTTCCACGGCATCCAGACCACGCTCTTCGCCCAGCAGATGGCCGCCCGGGCCCAGCTGGAGCAGATGCGCCGCGCCCTCCCGCCGGGAGTCGGCGGCCTCGAGGACGGTGAGCAGCGCCAGGCGGGCCGCACGGGCGGGCCTTACCTGTAA
- the pdhA gene encoding pyruvate dehydrogenase (acetyl-transferring) E1 component subunit alpha, which produces MTVESTAAPKPRRSAGTKSTAGKRTTARKSPGTDPELVQLLTPEGKRVKNAEFDKYVAGITPEELRGLYRDMVLTRRFDAEATSLQRQGELGLWASLLGQEAAQIGSGRATREDDYVFPTYREHGVAWCRGVDPTNLLGMFRGVNNGGWDPNSNNFQLYTIVIGSQTLHATGYAMGIAKDGADSAVIAYFGDGASSQGDVAESFTFSAVYNAPVVFFCQNNQWAISEPTEKQTRVPLYQRAQGFGFPGVRVDGNDVLACLAVTKWALERARSGEGPTLVEAYTYRMGAHTTSDDPSKYRADEEREAWEAKDPILRLRRYLEASNHADEGFFTELETESEALGKRVREAVRAMPDPDHFAIFENVYADGHALVDEERAQFAAYQASFADVEGA; this is translated from the coding sequence GTGACCGTGGAGAGCACTGCCGCGCCAAAGCCGCGACGCAGCGCCGGTACCAAGAGCACGGCCGGCAAGCGCACGACCGCAAGGAAATCGCCAGGCACCGACCCCGAACTGGTGCAGTTGCTGACGCCCGAGGGCAAGCGCGTCAAGAACGCCGAGTTCGACAAGTACGTCGCCGGCATCACCCCCGAAGAGCTCCGCGGCCTCTACCGCGACATGGTGCTCACCCGCCGCTTCGACGCCGAGGCCACCTCCCTGCAGCGCCAGGGCGAGCTGGGCCTGTGGGCGTCGCTGCTCGGCCAGGAGGCCGCCCAGATCGGCTCCGGCCGGGCCACCCGTGAGGACGACTACGTCTTCCCGACCTACCGCGAACACGGCGTCGCCTGGTGCCGCGGGGTCGACCCGACCAACCTGCTCGGCATGTTCCGCGGTGTGAACAACGGCGGCTGGGACCCGAACAGCAACAACTTCCAGCTCTACACGATCGTCATCGGCTCCCAGACGCTGCACGCGACCGGGTACGCCATGGGCATCGCCAAGGACGGCGCCGACAGCGCGGTGATCGCGTACTTCGGCGACGGCGCCTCCAGCCAGGGCGACGTGGCCGAATCGTTCACCTTCTCCGCGGTCTACAACGCCCCGGTCGTGTTCTTCTGCCAGAACAACCAGTGGGCGATCTCCGAGCCGACCGAGAAGCAGACCCGCGTCCCGCTCTACCAGCGCGCGCAGGGCTTCGGCTTCCCGGGCGTGCGCGTCGACGGCAACGACGTCCTGGCCTGCCTGGCCGTGACGAAGTGGGCGCTGGAGCGCGCCCGCAGCGGCGAGGGGCCGACGCTGGTCGAGGCGTACACCTACCGCATGGGCGCCCACACCACCTCCGACGACCCGAGCAAGTACCGGGCCGACGAGGAGCGCGAGGCGTGGGAGGCGAAGGACCCGATCCTGCGTCTTCGCCGGTACCTGGAGGCCTCAAACCACGCGGACGAGGGATTCTTCACGGAACTGGAGACGGAGTCCGAGGCGTTGGGCAAACGAGTGCGCGAAGCGGTCCGCGCCATGCCGGACCCGGACCACTTCGCCATCTTCGAGAACGTGTACGCGGACGGGCATGCGCTCGTCGACGAAGAGCGCGCCCAGTTCGCCGCCTACCAGGCGTCGTTCGCTGACGTAGAGGGGGCCTGA
- a CDS encoding protein kinase, with product MAQQQRAQGPSDPEAAGGGMSDAPEMWGNGGLVGDGRYRLTRRLGRGGMAEVFAAEDVRLGRTVAVKLLRSDLAEDPVSKARFTREAQSVAGLNHHAIVAVYDSGEDFVGGHSVPYIVMEIVEGRTIRDLLLNAEAPGPEQALIIVSGVLEALAYSHQHGIVHRDIKPANVIITDNGAVKVMDFGIARALHGAQSTMTQTGMVMGTPQYLSPEQALGKAVDHRSDLYATGCLLYELLALRPPFTGETPLSVVYQHVQDIPTPPSEFSDGCPPELDGLVMRSLAKEPDDRFQTAEEMRGLVQYGLQMLYDHGGHTGTWNTGPVAMHDGRHTPAAGFANTTVMGHPSDSGSGTTQIPKPILPSGYGGGDEGGFEGHGNKGSGRGKLWILAVLAVIAIAAGVALALKGTGSDNPGNDTTQTPTTSQTTDEDKASETPSDDPTEEPTDTATDDGTGAGTDPDYTQSYEPSYTPTEEPTEEPTTAEPTEEPTTAEPTEEPTEDPTEEPSDPPTLPTPTDDGV from the coding sequence ATGGCACAGCAGCAGCGCGCTCAGGGCCCGTCCGACCCCGAGGCGGCTGGCGGCGGTATGTCAGACGCGCCGGAGATGTGGGGTAATGGCGGACTTGTCGGGGACGGCCGTTATCGGCTGACCCGCAGACTCGGCCGGGGTGGCATGGCCGAGGTGTTCGCGGCCGAGGACGTGCGCCTCGGACGCACCGTGGCGGTCAAGCTGCTGCGCTCCGACCTCGCCGAGGACCCGGTGTCCAAGGCCCGCTTCACGCGCGAGGCCCAGTCGGTGGCCGGCCTCAACCACCACGCGATCGTCGCCGTGTACGACTCTGGCGAGGACTTCGTGGGCGGCCACAGCGTGCCGTACATCGTGATGGAGATCGTCGAGGGGCGGACCATCCGCGACCTGCTCCTCAACGCCGAAGCGCCCGGCCCCGAGCAGGCGTTGATCATCGTCTCCGGTGTCCTGGAGGCGCTCGCCTACTCGCACCAGCACGGCATCGTGCACCGCGACATCAAGCCCGCCAACGTCATCATCACGGACAACGGCGCCGTGAAGGTGATGGACTTCGGCATCGCCCGCGCCCTGCACGGCGCGCAGTCGACGATGACGCAGACCGGCATGGTCATGGGCACCCCGCAGTACCTGTCGCCCGAGCAGGCGCTCGGCAAGGCGGTCGACCACCGCTCCGACCTGTACGCGACGGGCTGCCTGCTCTACGAACTCCTCGCGCTGCGGCCGCCGTTCACCGGTGAGACCCCGCTGTCGGTGGTCTACCAGCACGTCCAGGACATCCCGACGCCCCCGTCCGAGTTCTCCGACGGCTGCCCGCCGGAGCTCGACGGCCTTGTCATGCGCTCGCTCGCCAAGGAGCCGGACGACCGGTTCCAGACGGCCGAGGAGATGCGCGGCCTCGTCCAGTACGGCCTGCAGATGCTGTACGACCACGGCGGCCACACCGGCACCTGGAACACCGGCCCGGTGGCGATGCACGACGGCCGGCACACCCCGGCGGCGGGCTTCGCGAACACGACCGTCATGGGGCACCCCTCGGACTCCGGCTCCGGGACGACGCAGATCCCGAAGCCGATCCTGCCCTCCGGGTACGGCGGCGGGGACGAGGGCGGCTTCGAGGGGCACGGGAACAAGGGCAGCGGTCGCGGCAAGCTGTGGATCCTCGCCGTCCTCGCGGTGATCGCGATCGCGGCGGGCGTCGCGCTGGCGCTCAAGGGCACCGGTTCGGACAACCCCGGCAACGACACCACGCAGACGCCCACCACCTCGCAGACCACCGACGAGGACAAGGCCAGCGAGACGCCGAGCGACGATCCGACCGAGGAGCCCACCGACACGGCCACGGACGACGGCACCGGCGCGGGCACCGACCCGGACTACACGCAGTCGTACGAGCCCTCGTACACGCCCACCGAGGAGCCGACCGAGGAGCCGACCACGGCCGAGCCGACCGAGGAGCCGACCACGGCCGAGCCGACCGAGGAGCCGACGGAGGACCCCACGGAGGAGCCGTCGGATCCGCCGACGCTGCCGACACCGACCGACGACGGCGTCTGA
- a CDS encoding PadR family transcriptional regulator — protein sequence MSIRHGLLALLEPGPRYGSRLRTEFEGRTGGTWPLNIGQVYTTLGRLERDGMVVQDGVDESGRVLYALTEAGRAELRAWFERPVERASPPRDELAIKLVMAVGAPGVDVREVVQAQRRHVAQALHGHVRRRAEALARAHEHPDEMARLLVLEQLVFHAEAESRWLDICEARLLRLTQAGQAGQAGQAGQAGGAGEARGVGTVED from the coding sequence ATGTCGATACGACACGGACTGCTGGCGCTCCTGGAACCCGGCCCCCGCTACGGCTCGCGGCTGCGCACCGAGTTCGAGGGGCGTACGGGCGGGACCTGGCCGCTGAACATCGGCCAGGTCTATACGACCCTCGGCCGGCTGGAGCGGGACGGCATGGTCGTCCAGGACGGCGTGGACGAGTCGGGGCGGGTGCTGTACGCGCTGACGGAGGCGGGCCGCGCCGAGCTGCGGGCCTGGTTCGAGCGGCCCGTGGAGCGGGCGAGCCCGCCGCGCGACGAGCTGGCGATCAAGCTGGTGATGGCGGTCGGGGCGCCCGGCGTCGACGTACGGGAGGTCGTGCAGGCGCAGCGCCGGCATGTGGCCCAGGCCCTGCACGGCCATGTACGGCGGCGGGCCGAGGCGCTGGCGCGGGCGCACGAGCACCCCGACGAGATGGCTCGGCTGCTCGTCCTGGAGCAGCTCGTGTTCCACGCCGAGGCGGAGAGCCGCTGGCTCGACATCTGCGAGGCCCGCCTGCTCCGGCTCACCCAGGCAGGACAGGCAGGACAGGCAGGACAGGCTGGACAGGCAGGAGGGGCCGGAGAGGCCCGAGGGGTCGGAACCGTCGAGGACTGA
- a CDS encoding D-alanyl-D-alanine carboxypeptidase family protein — protein sequence MITATKGFRFRRAAAVAVTTGAVLATGALTAAPAQAVTTPTITAKSGFLMNSANGATLFKKYENTHRLTASTTKIMTAKVVLSQSNLNLDTKVTIKKAVSDYMVAKGYPSSAHLIVGDKVTVRQLLYGMMLPSGCDAAMALADKFGTGTTVSARTKNFIAKMNTMAKNLGMTNTHFDSFDGISNGSNYSSAKDLTLLARSAMKSTTFKAVVKTKSYTAKTITSSGSTRTMGAWTNTNTLLGWNGTLGIKTGSGTEAKYCLVFAATLNGESVMGAVLTASSADNRTADVKKLINYGYARIS from the coding sequence TTGATAACCGCCACTAAGGGCTTCCGCTTCCGCAGAGCCGCAGCCGTCGCCGTCACGACCGGCGCAGTGCTCGCCACCGGAGCTCTCACCGCGGCTCCCGCGCAGGCCGTGACGACGCCCACCATCACCGCCAAGAGCGGATTCCTGATGAACAGCGCCAACGGCGCCACGCTCTTCAAGAAGTACGAGAACACCCACCGGCTCACCGCCTCCACGACGAAGATCATGACCGCGAAGGTCGTGCTCTCGCAGTCGAACCTGAACCTGGACACCAAGGTCACGATCAAGAAGGCCGTCAGCGACTACATGGTCGCCAAGGGCTACCCCTCGTCGGCCCACCTGATCGTCGGCGACAAGGTCACCGTTCGTCAGCTGCTGTACGGGATGATGCTGCCGTCCGGCTGTGATGCCGCGATGGCCCTCGCCGACAAGTTCGGTACCGGCACGACGGTCTCGGCTCGCACCAAGAACTTCATCGCCAAGATGAACACGATGGCCAAGAACCTCGGCATGACGAACACACACTTCGACTCGTTCGACGGCATAAGCAACGGCTCGAACTACTCGTCGGCGAAGGACCTGACGCTCCTCGCCCGCAGCGCGATGAAGAGCACCACCTTCAAGGCCGTCGTGAAGACCAAGTCATACACGGCGAAGACGATCACGAGCTCCGGCTCCACCCGCACGATGGGGGCGTGGACCAACACCAACACGCTGCTCGGCTGGAACGGCACGCTCGGCATCAAGACCGGCTCCGGCACCGAGGCCAAGTACTGCCTCGTCTTCGCCGCCACGCTCAACGGCGAGTCGGTGATGGGCGCCGTCCTGACCGCCTCCTCGGCGGACAACCGCACCGCGGACGTGAAGAAGCTGATCAACTACGGCTACGCCCGGATCAGCTGA
- a CDS encoding protein kinase has product MSQDGAQGRYAGRALAGGRYQLRDLLGEGGMASVHLAYDAVLDRQVAVKTLHTELGREQAFRERFRREAQAVAKLTHTNIVSVFDTGEDDVDGMTTPYIVMEYIEGRPLSSVFDEDVRQFGAVPADKALKITADVLAALEISHEMGLVHRDIKPGNVMMNKRGVVKVMDFGIARAMQSGVTSMTQTGMVVGTPQYLSPEQALGRGVDARSDLYSVGIMLFQLVTGRLPFEADSPLAIAYAHVQEEPVAPSSINRALPPAVDALVARALKKNPNERFPSAESMRDECLRVAASFQAAPPSIVPGSQTQSGQGVGASVFPPVGQAPPPGGPVQTPYQPASAPTPAPNPYGTPPPGTPAPSYGYPQQQPGYQTPPPAAYSPQPGHPTPPPYTISPQPRTTSGGGKNNRAVIIGSIVVSLVAVGGLIAALTLTGGGTEDDPGADGTSTSAPATKAAGYRAGDSSRTVETTTCTEPRESYLDPEQVRMPDFSYQYWPSVVECLKAADWKYETTSKNENTYGEGTVLVQSPEAGTDIDPENPPTMKFTVSTGNPE; this is encoded by the coding sequence ATGAGCCAGGACGGCGCACAGGGCCGGTACGCGGGGCGGGCGCTCGCCGGCGGCCGCTATCAGCTGCGCGACTTGCTCGGCGAGGGCGGCATGGCCTCGGTGCATCTCGCGTACGACGCCGTGCTCGACCGGCAGGTGGCGGTCAAGACCCTGCACACCGAACTCGGCCGCGAGCAGGCGTTCCGCGAGCGCTTCCGCCGCGAGGCCCAGGCCGTGGCCAAGCTCACGCACACCAATATCGTCTCCGTCTTCGACACCGGCGAGGACGATGTCGACGGCATGACGACGCCGTACATCGTCATGGAGTACATCGAGGGCCGGCCGCTCAGCTCGGTCTTCGACGAGGACGTACGGCAGTTCGGCGCGGTGCCCGCCGACAAGGCGCTGAAGATCACCGCGGATGTGCTCGCGGCGCTGGAGATCAGCCACGAGATGGGCCTGGTCCACCGGGACATCAAGCCGGGCAACGTGATGATGAACAAGCGCGGCGTGGTCAAGGTCATGGACTTCGGCATCGCGCGCGCCATGCAGTCCGGTGTGACGTCGATGACACAGACCGGCATGGTGGTGGGCACGCCGCAGTACCTCTCGCCCGAGCAGGCGCTGGGCCGCGGGGTGGACGCCCGCTCCGACCTCTACTCGGTCGGCATCATGCTGTTCCAACTCGTCACCGGGCGGCTGCCGTTCGAGGCGGACTCGCCGCTGGCGATCGCGTACGCACATGTGCAGGAGGAGCCGGTCGCTCCGTCCTCGATCAACCGCGCCCTGCCGCCTGCCGTGGACGCGCTGGTCGCCCGCGCCCTGAAGAAGAACCCGAACGAGCGCTTCCCGAGCGCCGAGTCCATGCGCGACGAATGCCTGCGCGTGGCGGCGTCCTTCCAGGCGGCCCCGCCGAGCATCGTGCCGGGCTCTCAGACGCAGAGCGGCCAGGGCGTCGGCGCCTCGGTGTTCCCGCCGGTCGGCCAGGCGCCGCCGCCCGGGGGCCCGGTCCAGACGCCGTACCAGCCGGCCTCGGCGCCGACCCCCGCGCCGAACCCGTACGGCACCCCGCCGCCCGGGACGCCCGCGCCGTCGTACGGCTACCCGCAGCAGCAGCCCGGCTACCAGACACCGCCGCCGGCGGCGTACTCCCCGCAGCCGGGCCACCCGACCCCGCCGCCGTACACCATCTCGCCCCAGCCGCGGACCACTTCGGGCGGCGGCAAGAACAACCGCGCGGTGATCATCGGCTCGATCGTCGTCTCCCTCGTCGCGGTGGGCGGCCTGATCGCGGCCCTGACGCTGACCGGCGGCGGCACCGAGGACGACCCGGGCGCGGACGGCACGAGTACGTCGGCGCCGGCCACGAAGGCGGCCGGATACCGGGCCGGGGACAGCTCGCGGACGGTCGAGACGACCACGTGCACCGAGCCGCGGGAGTCGTACCTCGACCCCGAGCAGGTGCGGATGCCGGACTTCTCGTACCAGTACTGGCCTTCGGTCGTCGAGTGCCTCAAGGCCGCCGACTGGAAGTACGAAACGACCTCCAAGAACGAGAACACGTACGGCGAAGGCACGGTGCTGGTCCAGTCCCCCGAGGCGGGCACGGACATCGACCCGGAGAACCCGCCGACGATGAAGTTCACGGTCTCGACGGGCAATCCGGAGTGA
- a CDS encoding dihydrolipoamide acetyltransferase family protein, producing the protein MTTMTEASVREFKMPDVGEGLTEAEILKWYVQPGDTVTDGQVVCEVETAKAAVELPIPYDGVVRELHFPEGTTVDVGMAIIAVDVSGGTAAAGAEAPAQAPAPAEKAPEEAKPQGRQPVLVGYGVAASSTKRRPRKGADVPRQEPSTATQALQSELNGHGPAVAVTPPRPLAKPPVRKLAKDLGVDLATVTPTGPDGIITREDVHAAVAPPAPAPEPVSQPAPVAAPAAASAPVATYDTARETRIPVKGVRKATAAAMVGSAFTAPHVTEFVTVDVTRTMKLVEELKQDKEFAGLRVNPLLLISKALLVAIKRNPDVNASWDEAAQEIVQKHYVNLGIAAATPRGLIVPNIKDAHTKTLPQLAGALGELVSTAKEGKTSPAAMQGGTVTITNVGVFGVDTGTPILNPGESAILAVGAIKLQPWVHKGKVKPRQVTTLALSFDHRLVDGELGSKVLADVAAILEQPKRLITWA; encoded by the coding sequence GTGACGACGATGACTGAAGCGTCCGTGCGCGAGTTCAAGATGCCCGACGTGGGCGAGGGACTCACCGAGGCCGAGATCCTCAAGTGGTACGTCCAGCCGGGCGACACGGTCACCGACGGTCAGGTGGTGTGCGAGGTCGAGACGGCCAAGGCGGCCGTCGAACTGCCCATCCCGTACGACGGGGTGGTCCGCGAGCTGCACTTCCCCGAGGGCACGACGGTGGACGTCGGTATGGCGATCATCGCGGTGGACGTGTCGGGCGGGACGGCCGCGGCCGGTGCCGAGGCGCCGGCCCAGGCTCCGGCTCCCGCCGAGAAGGCGCCGGAGGAGGCCAAGCCGCAGGGCCGCCAGCCGGTGCTGGTCGGCTACGGCGTGGCCGCGTCCTCGACCAAGCGCCGCCCGCGCAAGGGGGCCGACGTTCCGCGCCAGGAGCCCTCGACGGCGACGCAGGCCCTGCAGTCCGAGCTGAACGGCCACGGCCCCGCGGTAGCGGTGACGCCTCCCCGGCCGCTGGCGAAGCCGCCGGTGCGCAAGCTGGCGAAGGACCTGGGCGTCGACCTGGCCACGGTGACTCCCACCGGCCCCGACGGCATCATCACGCGCGAGGACGTCCACGCGGCGGTGGCCCCGCCGGCCCCGGCTCCCGAGCCGGTGTCCCAGCCCGCCCCGGTGGCCGCCCCGGCGGCTGCGTCGGCGCCGGTGGCCACGTACGACACGGCCCGCGAGACCCGTATCCCGGTGAAGGGCGTCCGCAAGGCGACGGCGGCGGCGATGGTCGGCTCGGCGTTCACGGCGCCGCATGTCACGGAGTTCGTGACGGTGGACGTGACGCGCACGATGAAGCTGGTCGAGGAGCTCAAGCAGGACAAGGAGTTCGCGGGCCTGCGCGTGAACCCCCTGCTGCTGATCTCCAAGGCCCTGCTGGTCGCGATCAAGCGGAACCCTGACGTGAACGCGTCCTGGGACGAGGCGGCCCAGGAGATCGTGCAGAAGCACTACGTGAACCTGGGCATCGCGGCGGCGACCCCGCGCGGCCTGATCGTGCCGAACATCAAGGACGCCCACACCAAGACTCTCCCGCAACTGGCCGGGGCGCTGGGCGAGTTGGTATCCACGGCGAAGGAAGGCAAGACGTCCCCCGCCGCGATGCAGGGCGGCACCGTCACCATCACCAACGTCGGCGTCTTCGGCGTCGACACCGGCACGCCGATCCTCAACCCCGGCGAGTCCGCGATCCTCGCGGTCGGCGCGATCAAGCTCCAGCCGTGGGTCCACAAGGGCAAGGTGAAGCCGCGTCAGGTCACCACGCTGGCGCTCAGCTTCGACCACCGTTTGGTGGACGGGGAGTTGGGTTCCAAGGTGCTGGCCGACGTGGCGGCGATCCTGGAGCAGCCCAAGCGGCTGATCACCTGGGCGTGA
- a CDS encoding GntR family transcriptional regulator → MPSAPPAPVKQQSMKQPPAADRVYTHVKQGVLERRYEGGTLLTEGELAEAVGVSRTPVREALLRLEVEGLIKLYPKKGALVLPVSAQEIKDVVETRMLVEEHAARKAVPAPPGLIARLEELLAQQKAQAAAGDLAGAAVTDRCFHAEIVRSGGNEILSRLYDQLRDRQLRMGVAVLHSHPDRIAKTLVEHEEILQALRSGDAEAAVGTVHRHIGWFSHLARGEER, encoded by the coding sequence ATGCCCTCCGCCCCGCCCGCACCCGTGAAGCAGCAGTCCATGAAGCAGCCCCCCGCCGCCGACCGTGTCTACACCCACGTCAAGCAGGGTGTCCTGGAGCGCCGCTACGAGGGCGGGACCCTCCTCACCGAGGGCGAGCTCGCGGAGGCCGTAGGGGTCTCGCGCACGCCGGTGCGGGAGGCGCTGCTGCGGCTGGAGGTCGAGGGACTGATCAAGCTCTATCCGAAGAAGGGCGCACTCGTCCTGCCGGTCTCCGCACAGGAGATCAAGGACGTGGTCGAGACGCGGATGCTCGTCGAGGAGCACGCGGCGCGCAAGGCCGTGCCCGCGCCGCCCGGGCTCATCGCGCGCCTGGAGGAACTGCTCGCCCAGCAGAAGGCCCAGGCCGCCGCCGGTGATCTCGCCGGGGCCGCCGTCACCGACCGGTGCTTCCACGCGGAGATCGTGCGCAGCGGCGGCAACGAGATCCTGTCGCGGCTGTACGACCAGCTCCGCGACCGGCAACTGCGCATGGGTGTCGCCGTCCTGCACTCGCACCCCGACCGGATCGCCAAGACCCTCGTCGAGCACGAGGAGATCCTTCAGGCCCTGCGCTCCGGGGACGCCGAGGCCGCCGTCGGGACGGTCCACCGGCACATCGGCTGGTTCTCGCATCTGGCGCGGGGGGAAGAGCGATGA